In Tautonia rosea, the genomic window CGGGCCGCCGTGCAGACCTACTGGCGGGTGCCGGAGCTGAAGCTCGGGTTCGACCTCGGCTTGCAGCCCTGGAGCTTCATGAGCACGCCGACCTGGTTCGTCTCGCACGGGCACCTCGACCACATCGCCGCCCTGCCGGTCTACGTGGCCCGCCGCCGCCTGATGAAGATGGAACCGCCGACGATCTACATGCCGACCGAGGTGGTCGAGCCGGCCCATGCATTGCTCCGCGCCTGTCAGCGGCTCGATCGGGGAAAACAACTGGCGAACCTGGTCGGGCTGGAGCCAGGCATGGAGGTGCAGCTTGGCCGCGATCTGATCGTCTCGGCCGTCGCGACGAAGCATACGATCCCGTCGCTCGGCTACATTGTCTGGGAGCGCCGGAAGAAACTCTTGCCTGAGTATCACGGCCTCTCCGGCCCCGAAATCCGAGACCTCCGCCTCTCGGGAACCGAGGTGACGAAGGAGATTCGGCTGGCTCGCCTCGCCTACCTCGGCGATACGAACCCAGTGGGACTTGACTCGAACCCCGAGGCGTTCGAAGCCGAGGTGCTCATCCTGGAAATGACCTTCGTCGCCAAGGGGGAACGGCCCGACCGCATCCACAAGTACGGCCACATGCACCTTGATGACTTCGTGGCCCGCGCCGACCGCTTCAAGAACGACTGGATCATCGCCTCTCACTTCTCGACCCGACTGCACCCCGACCTGATCCAGAAGATCGTGACTCGCACCCTGCCCGACGGTCTTCGCGATCGAGTGAAGATCTGGCTTTAAGGCGGGCCTGGAACCGGTTGAAGCCGAGGAAACGTGCAACCCTCAAACGCTCACCCAGACCCAGCCCTCTCGGACCTCGACCGGAACGCAAGAGACCCCCTCGTCAGGCCTTCCTCCTCCAAGACACCGGCCGTCGATCAGGGAAAAGCGCCACCGGTGCAAGGGGCAAACGACCGCTCCGTCCTCGACCCAACCGCTCCCGAGCGAAGCCCCGGCATGCGGACAGGCATCCTGGATCGCGACGATCCGATCGCCGTCCCGGAAGACCGAAATCACCCAATCGTCGAGGCGAACCACTCGCCCCCGGCCTTCGGGAACCTCCGAAACCCGACAGACGGCGACCGATCGTCCCACAGCCTTGCTCCATGATCGATCCAGTATTCTCGGCGAACGAAACCCTTCGGAGTTGCTGATCTGACGGTTGTCTGGGTATCGTAGGGGAGCGTGATTCCCTTCGGAAGAGATTCCTTGGCCTGAGGACGCCATGCCGTCGCGACGCCGATTTCTGGGGGGCCTGGTGGCCTCGGCGGCGACTTCCTGGGTTTCGGGGTGCGATCTGGGTCGGGAATCCTACCCGGAATTGGTCTGGGGGATCCACGGCACCAAGCCCGGCTGGTTGCAAAAACCTCGGGTGGCAGCCTTCGACGCAGACGACCTGCTCTACATCGCCGACCTGACCGACCGCATTCAGGTCTTCGATCGGGACGGCACCTTTTTACGGCACTGGCGGACCCCCGACCTGAACATCGACGGTCCGAGCGGATTGACGGTCGATCGTCTGGGACGCGTTCTGGTGGCCGATACCCATTTCTACCGGATCCTCGTTTATGATCGGTACGGGTCGCTCCTGTTCCAGATTGGCGACGGCATTCAGGGATCGACCCCCGGCCGGTTCGACTACCCGACCGACGTGGTGATCGACCGCGACGGCTGCTTCTATATCAGTGAGTACGGCGAGAACGACCGCATTCAGGTCTTTTCTCCCGAGGGGGAATGGCTCAGACAGTGGGGAGGGCATGGGCACCGCCCCGGTCAGTTTGTCCGGCCGGCGGCGCTCGACATCGACGAGGAGGATCGCCTTTACGTCGCCGACGCCTGCAACCATCGCATCCAGATCTTCGACACCCAGGGGGAACTGATCGACCTCTGGGGTTCCCGAGGCTCCGAACCCGGCCAGATCAACTACGCCTACGACGTTGCCATTGGGCCGGATGGTCATCTTTCCGTCTGCGAGTACGCGAACTGCCGCGTTCAGAAGTTTACCCGAGACGGCCGATCGCTCGGCACCTGGGGACGTCCCGGTCGCGGCCCTGGAGAGTTGAACAACCCTTGGGCGTTAGCGGTCGACAGTCAGGGGGCCGTCTCGGTGATCGACTCAAATAACCATCGTGTCCAGCGGTTCCGATTCTGACTCCGCTGCGATCGGACCCTCGTGGCGGGACTGCCCGGCCGGGATGACGACAGAGGATCTCTTGCCATGCTCGACAGCCTCGGGACGCTCCGGCTCACTTTTCTGGAGCCCTGGTGGTTGCTCTTGATTCCCGTCCTGCTTCCGCCGCTCGTGCTGCTCAGTACGAGAAGCCTGGCGGGTCTGGGGTCGGTTCGTCGGTTGATCGCCATCGTCCTGCGCGGGAGCGTCGTCACCCTGCTTGCGCTCGCGCTGGCCGACCCGCAGCTTGTCCGCCGGAATGAATCGCTGACGACCATCTTCCTGCTCGATGCCTCGCGATCGATTCCGGGCGACCTTCAGGGGCCCATGCTGGAGTTCATCAACCGCGCCATCAGTCAGCACCAGCGCCCTGGAGACCGGGCCGGCGTGGTCGTCTTCGGCAAGGAGTCGAAGGTTGAGAGCCCCCCTGCCCCGTATACCGAGACCTTATCCGGCATCCAGAGCACGATCGACACCGAGTACACCGACCTCGGCTCGGCCCTGAAGCTCGCCTTGGCGACCTTCCCCGACGATTCGGCCCGGCGAATCGTCGTCGTCTCGGACGGCAACGAGAACCGAGGCACCGCCTATGAACAGGCGCTCGCCGCCGCTGGGCTCGACGTGCAGATCGACGTCTTGCCGGTCGATTACCTTTACGACCGCGAGGTCCTGGTCGAGAAGATTGCCTTGCCCCCCGACGTGAAGAAGGGGGAAACGGTCAACATCAACGTTGTCGTTCGCGCTTCGGCTCCGGCTCGGGGGCGATTGGAAGTCTATCAAAGGGCCGACAACTCCACGATTCCGATCGACACGCTGAACGAGGTTGAGCTCCAACGCGGAGTGAACGTCTTCCGGATCAAGCAAGACATTACCGATCCGAATTTTTACACGTATCTTGCTCAGTTCATCCCCGAGGAAGATCTCCGCCGCGGCTACCGGGCCGACCGCGCCATGAACAACATGGCCGAGGCGTTCACCCAGTACCGGGGCGAGGCCAATGTACTGTTGATCGAAGGCACGGCGAACGAGCACGAATCGCTGGTCGAGGCCCTGAGATCGAAGGAACTGGCTGTCACCAGCCTTGCCGCGGGAGACGTGACCGGCGCCGGGCTCGTGGGCGGTGATCCCTTGCCGACCGACCTGGCCGAATTGCAGAAATACGATGCCATTATCCTTGCCAATGTTCCCAAGGACGCCTTCACCGACCAGCAACAAGACCTGATCGCCACCGCCGTGCAGGATCAGGGGATCGGCCTGATCATGGTCGGCGGCGACCGCTCGTTCGGCGCCGGCGGCTGGATGAATACGCCGATCGAAAAAGCCTTGCCGGTCGATATGCAAATCCCTTCCCTGAAGGTCAAGGGCAAGGCGGCGATGGTGATGATCATGCACGCCAGCGAGATCCCCGAGGGGAACTACTGGCAGGCGGTCGTCGCCCAGGAGGCGCTCAAGACCCTCTCCAGCTACGACTACGCCGGCCTGACCTACTGGTCGGGTCAGGAAGCCTGGCTATTCACCCTCCGCGAGATCGGTCCATCGAAGCCGGCGATGCTCCGGGCTATCGACCGCATGACCCCCGGCGACGCCCCTGACTTCAACCCGTTGCTCATCATGTCGTTGCGAGGCTTGCGGCAGAAGACCGACGCGATGTCGAAGCACATTGTGGTCATCTCCGACGGCGACCCGGCGGCACCCACGGCCCAGGTGATCAACCAGCTCAAGGCCGCGAAGATCACCGTGACGACCGTCTTGACCGCTGCTCACGGCAACGACCTGCGATCACTTCAAGTGATGCAGCAATTGGCCGAGGCGACCAACGGCCGCTTCTACAACGTGACGAATCCGAAAGCCTTGCCTCGGATCTATCAGAAAGAAGCACGCTTGATCTCTCGACCGTTGATCTTCGAAGGCCCTCCTCCGGCCTGGACACCATCAATGGTGTACCAGAGCGAGCCATTGCTCGGCTTGCCCCAGGACCTGCCACCGATCAGCGGCCTGGTCCTGAGCAGCGTGAAGGAGAACGAGCTGGTTGAGGTCCCCATCGTCTCCCCGAACCCGGCGGGTCAGCTCAACCCGGTGCTGGCCCACTGG contains:
- a CDS encoding MBL fold metallo-hydrolase is translated as MLEGAAPEDLEHPVDNAPVRSFAHNGMTIEGYSRAAVQTYWRVPELKLGFDLGLQPWSFMSTPTWFVSHGHLDHIAALPVYVARRRLMKMEPPTIYMPTEVVEPAHALLRACQRLDRGKQLANLVGLEPGMEVQLGRDLIVSAVATKHTIPSLGYIVWERRKKLLPEYHGLSGPEIRDLRLSGTEVTKEIRLARLAYLGDTNPVGLDSNPEAFEAEVLILEMTFVAKGERPDRIHKYGHMHLDDFVARADRFKNDWIIASHFSTRLHPDLIQKIVTRTLPDGLRDRVKIWL
- a CDS encoding Rieske (2Fe-2S) protein, whose protein sequence is MGRSVAVCRVSEVPEGRGRVVRLDDWVISVFRDGDRIVAIQDACPHAGASLGSGWVEDGAVVCPLHRWRFSLIDGRCLGGGRPDEGVSCVPVEVREGWVWVSV
- a CDS encoding NHL repeat-containing protein, which translates into the protein MPSRRRFLGGLVASAATSWVSGCDLGRESYPELVWGIHGTKPGWLQKPRVAAFDADDLLYIADLTDRIQVFDRDGTFLRHWRTPDLNIDGPSGLTVDRLGRVLVADTHFYRILVYDRYGSLLFQIGDGIQGSTPGRFDYPTDVVIDRDGCFYISEYGENDRIQVFSPEGEWLRQWGGHGHRPGQFVRPAALDIDEEDRLYVADACNHRIQIFDTQGELIDLWGSRGSEPGQINYAYDVAIGPDGHLSVCEYANCRVQKFTRDGRSLGTWGRPGRGPGELNNPWALAVDSQGAVSVIDSNNHRVQRFRF
- a CDS encoding VWA domain-containing protein, with amino-acid sequence MLDSLGTLRLTFLEPWWLLLIPVLLPPLVLLSTRSLAGLGSVRRLIAIVLRGSVVTLLALALADPQLVRRNESLTTIFLLDASRSIPGDLQGPMLEFINRAISQHQRPGDRAGVVVFGKESKVESPPAPYTETLSGIQSTIDTEYTDLGSALKLALATFPDDSARRIVVVSDGNENRGTAYEQALAAAGLDVQIDVLPVDYLYDREVLVEKIALPPDVKKGETVNINVVVRASAPARGRLEVYQRADNSTIPIDTLNEVELQRGVNVFRIKQDITDPNFYTYLAQFIPEEDLRRGYRADRAMNNMAEAFTQYRGEANVLLIEGTANEHESLVEALRSKELAVTSLAAGDVTGAGLVGGDPLPTDLAELQKYDAIILANVPKDAFTDQQQDLIATAVQDQGIGLIMVGGDRSFGAGGWMNTPIEKALPVDMQIPSLKVKGKAAMVMIMHASEIPEGNYWQAVVAQEALKTLSSYDYAGLTYWSGQEAWLFTLREIGPSKPAMLRAIDRMTPGDAPDFNPLLIMSLRGLRQKTDAMSKHIVVISDGDPAAPTAQVINQLKAAKITVTTVLTAAHGNDLRSLQVMQQLAEATNGRFYNVTNPKALPRIYQKEARLISRPLIFEGPPPAWTPSMVYQSEPLLGLPQDLPPISGLVLSSVKENELVEVPIVSPNPAGQLNPVLAHWSYGLGRSVAFTSDAGQKWATEWASWENYSAFWSQLVRWALRPVDRGNLNVSLRREEGRIKVVVDAVDAQNEFLNFLQFQGIVNRPNRELNAPGESVELVQVAPGKYEGTIENAEARGNYFVTLGYRGPDGAQGILTTGLSVPYSDEYRDLRSNPVLLESLADATGGEVFSWVTNPDGRPSGERTAARADVFRRDSNVQPPRTYRPIWHWMLFSAALIFVGDVGVRRIAPDFARMRRSVADALKTLRGKEVAPREEYIEKLKSRKLEVGQQIDRSRGATRFEPPASAPPTGAVSPTASTGVVPDRPRSAPEARPGGGLGTDAPTQKPGEESYTNRLLKAKKKVWEEREQDKDNPSGRSS